The stretch of DNA CCAAGAAAGAGATGATAACTCTGAAATGTGCCGCCTGTGGCTTCCTCTCGGATGTTGACATGAGGGACAAGCTCACTACATTCATCCTGAAGAACCCACCAGAGGCGAAGAAAGGAGGCAAGGACAAGAAAGCTATGAGGAGGGCTGAGAAGGAGCGTCTGAAAGAAGGTGAAGCAGCTGATGAGGAGATGAAGAAACTCAAGAAGGATGGGAAGAAGAAAGGTGCTTCGTCCAAGGAGAGTACTGCAAAAGGTGTTGCCACAAAGAAGAAGGGTGCTGGGGGCTCTGATGAAGAACATATCTCATCACCAAGAGATGCTGACTTTGCGGCTGCtgcagatgatgatgatgatgacgatgatgatgtacagTGGGCGACTGACACGTCAGCAGAGGCTGCAAGAAAGCGTATGGAGGAACAGCTGAGTGCAGCAACTGCTGAAATGGTTATGCTTGCCACTGAAGAGactgagaagaagaagaaacaggCCCAGCACAAGGATGATGGCTGTGCCAATGGCACATCAAAGGCTGAAGAGACCTCCAACGGTAAGCAGAATGGAGCCAAAGCCACTCCCTATGATGAACTGGTTGAAGAGATCAAGGCGAGCCTTGCCAATGCTGCCACCGCAGCTCAGCTCAAGGGGGTGCTGTCCTCCTCAACCCTGCCCCTGAAggacgtgatggatgccctctttgAGGCGCTCTTCCATGGTGCCGGCAAGGGGTTCGCCAAGGATGTGGTTAAGAACAAGAAGTACCTTGCTGCTGCTGTGCCTGATGAAGCCGCCCAGATGCTCCTGCTCCAGTCCATCGAGGCGTTCTGCAGCAAGTGCAGCGCCGAGGCCTTGAAGGAGCTGCCTGTCGTTCTGAAGGCCCTCTACGACGGAGACCTCCTTGAGGAGGAAACCATTGTGCAGTGGTACAATGAAGCTGTTGCTGCCGGCAAGGACTC from Triticum dicoccoides isolate Atlit2015 ecotype Zavitan chromosome 6A, WEW_v2.0, whole genome shotgun sequence encodes:
- the LOC119315261 gene encoding eukaryotic translation initiation factor 5-like yields the protein MALQNIGASNKDDAFYRYKMPRMLTKIEGRGNGIKTNIVNMVDIAKALARPASYTTKYFGCELGAQSKFDEKTGISLVNGAHDTSKLAGLLENFIKKYVQCYGCGNPETEVLISKKEMITLKCAACGFLSDVDMRDKLTTFILKNPPEAKKGGKDKKAMRRAEKERLKEGEAADEEMKKLKKDGKKKGASSKESTAKGVATKKKGAGGSDEEHISSPRDADFAAAADDDDDDDDDVQWATDTSAEAARKRMEEQLSAATAEMVMLATEETEKKKKQAQHKDDGCANGTSKAEETSNGKQNGAKATPYDELVEEIKASLANAATAAQLKGVLSSSTLPLKDVMDALFEALFHGAGKGFAKDVVKNKKYLAAAVPDEAAQMLLLQSIEAFCSKCSAEALKELPVVLKALYDGDLLEEETIVQWYNEAVAAGKDSQVVKNAKPVVEWLESAESDEE